A single window of Ignavibacteriales bacterium DNA harbors:
- a CDS encoding alanine dehydrogenase produces MRIGIPKETFRGEKRIALAPAGVHTLVKAGHSVFIEAGAGKESHFTDEGFQKLGANIVYNAEEVYQRAETIVKIAPLSEAEVDLLQDEQTVFSFLHLAVGKKNIIEKLLKKKVTAIAYELIEKDEHLPILQSMSEIAGQLAVQVGERFLGSDVPNSRGILMGGITGVSPAAVVILGAGVVGFNAARAAFARGAHVIVLDKDLRRLRRIGNEISKNITTVAANPYTLARGAKFADLLIGAVQMKAEKAPHLITEEMVKTMKKGAVIVDVSIDQGGCIETSRPTSVSDPVYVQHDVIHYCVPNIPALVSRTASYGLTNASMEYILEIADHGLSNALLGDAGLAKGVCTYNGFCSNENIAEAFNIEYRRLHIFSTN; encoded by the coding sequence ATGAGAATCGGTATACCGAAAGAGACTTTTCGCGGCGAAAAGAGAATTGCGTTAGCCCCGGCAGGAGTTCATACGCTTGTTAAAGCCGGTCATTCAGTCTTTATTGAAGCTGGTGCAGGCAAAGAGAGTCACTTCACCGATGAGGGTTTCCAAAAACTTGGCGCTAACATAGTTTATAATGCCGAAGAAGTTTATCAGCGAGCAGAAACAATTGTTAAAATTGCTCCTCTTTCGGAAGCCGAAGTTGACCTTCTTCAAGATGAACAGACGGTTTTTTCATTTCTTCATTTGGCGGTCGGCAAAAAAAACATAATCGAAAAACTTCTTAAGAAAAAAGTTACAGCAATCGCTTATGAATTGATCGAAAAAGATGAACACCTTCCGATCTTACAATCAATGAGTGAAATAGCGGGACAACTTGCAGTACAAGTGGGAGAGAGATTTTTAGGAAGCGATGTTCCAAACAGCCGCGGTATTCTTATGGGCGGCATAACTGGAGTTTCACCTGCCGCAGTTGTGATCCTTGGTGCCGGAGTTGTTGGTTTTAACGCGGCACGTGCTGCCTTTGCAAGAGGAGCGCATGTTATTGTCTTGGATAAAGATCTAAGAAGACTAAGACGGATCGGTAATGAGATTTCGAAAAATATTACAACGGTCGCCGCAAATCCATATACTCTTGCACGCGGAGCTAAATTTGCCGATCTCCTTATCGGTGCTGTTCAGATGAAAGCGGAAAAAGCACCGCACTTAATTACTGAAGAGATGGTTAAAACGATGAAGAAAGGAGCTGTAATTGTTGATGTATCGATTGATCAAGGCGGATGTATTGAAACAAGCAGACCAACTTCAGTATCCGACCCCGTTTATGTTCAACATGATGTAATTCATTACTGCGTTCCTAATATTCCTGCTCTCGTTTCCCGAACTGCAAGTTATGGATTAACAAATGCTTCGATGGAATATATTCTTGAAATTGCGGATCACGGTTTGTCGAATGCATTACTCGGCGATGCGGGATTGGCAAAAGGTGTTTGTACTTATAATGGGTTTTGTTCAAATGAAAACATTGCTGAAGCGTTTAATATCGAATACAGGCGTCTTCACATATTTTCAACTAATTGA